A stretch of DNA from Thiothrix subterranea:
TTACACTCGGCATCAAGCTAAACGTTGGGGTCTGGAAGCGTCCATCCACCGCTTTGCAATTGCTATCGGTGTTGGATGGATCAGCATCCGGGTCAACACCACCTTTGGTAGCACTGTAACCAGAATTGGCAGCCGGACTCATGACCACAATGTAATTACCCGGTTTCAAATTCTGGAACAGGTAATTGCCGCTGTCATCTGTCATCACCGCAGCAACGGGTTTGCCATCGATGTCCGTCGCGGGCGTAATGCCATCGGCTTCCAACAAACTGACGCTCACGCCACGGATACCCGGTTCTGCATTATCCTGCTGACCATTGGCATTGTTATCCAACCAAACCTTGTCACCTAAGGACATACCGCTGTAGAAACCACAGTCGATCGTCATATTGCCATTGGCATCATCACCGTCCGCATCGGGTTCAGCACCCGCCGTCAATGTGAATGGATGGGTTTCAATCGTGGCATTGATCGGGTTAACGCGGCAGTTGCTGTCTATGTCACTGGCATCGTCATCTGCATCAATCCCGCCGATGGTGAGAGAGAAACCTGCGGGCGGTTCAACCGTTACAATGTACTCACCTTCTGGCAAGTTATCGAACAGATAGAGACCATCCGCACCCGTGGTATGCGGCGCAACGGTATTGCCATCCAGATCCATCACCGGACGACCAGAAGCATCAGTGAGCGTCACCACAGCATTTTCAAGGAAACCCTCGGTCGCTTCACGCGCACCATTGGCGTTGCTATCCACCCAGATTTGATTACCCACGGCTACGGGCGTACCCGACGTCACCGTTTGTACCGGCACGACAGCGAAGTCAACCGTGAGGTTGGAACGGTTATCGTCCGTACCCATACCATCATTGCCAGCAATGCCGCTGGCGGTTGGTTGTTCGCCGTTGGGTTCCTTGTCATCTAACACAATCAGGTTAGAACACAAGCCATCCGAAACGGTGCTGTCACCATTGTCGTTATTATCACCATCCGCGTTAGCATCGGCTTCTTTCTCGGCAGTGCTGGCGGTGTAACCATCCAGTGCTGCACCTTCATTAAAGTTGCTGCCCGCCACACAGACTTGGTACTCGCCTGCTTCCAACGCACTGAACAGGTAAAAACCTTTGTCGGTTTGGGTGCTGCGAATCAGTGCACCAGCGGCATCACGCAATTCCATTTGCACCCCGCTTGGCAAGGTTTCGCCTTGATCGAATTTGCCGTTGTTGGCAGCGCTGCCTTCACCGTTATCGACCCAAACCGTATTACCGATACTGTGCAGCGGCTTTTTAGGCAAGTAGAAACCGCAATCCACCGTCATATTGCCGTCGATACCGTCGCCATCAGCCGCTGCATCCGGTTCAGCGCCTGCGGTTAGCGTAAACAGACTGGTTTTGCCGGTATCCACTGAACAGTTGCTGTCGGTGTTGGACGCATCGTTATCCACTTTTGCGCCGCCCTGTGTCGGCAAATAGGCACTGCCTTGTGGCGCAGTCACGCGGATGCTGTATTCACCTTCAGGCAAATTGCCGAACACGTATTTGCCGTCTGCCGCCGTCACGATCGGCGCAACGCTTGTGCCGTCAGACAGCACCACGGGATTACCGTCTTTGTCCAGCAAGGTAACGGTGGCACCCGCCAAACCAATTTCGTCTTTATCCTGCTGACCGTTTTCGTTGGCATCAATCCAGATAAAGTCACCGACGGAAACCGTGTTCGGCTTGACTGAAGCGCGTTCCACAAAGTCATTGCCATCATCGGTTTCACCCGCGATCACCGTTACTGGAATGCGGTCATCGGTGGTGTCGGTATTGGCAGCATCGTCTTCCGGTGAGGTGGTGTCGCCGTCAGTGACCGAGTTGTAACCGGTGGGCTGGGTTTGCACCACCAGATAATCGCCAGCGTCGAGATTCGCAAACAAGTATTCGCCGTTGGCATTGGTCAAGGTGGTAACAGGCTTGCCGTCGGCATCCAAAACTGGCGTGCCATCGGGTTTCAACAGCGACAGGGTGATACCCGCCAGCGGTGTTTCGCCGCTGCTATCACCGGTCGTATCCACAGAAACCGTACCGCTGATCGTGGCTTTTTCTGCTGCTGGCAGGTAGAAACCGCAATCCACCGTCATATTGCCGTCGATACCGTCGCCATCAGCCGCTGCATCCGGTTCAGCGCCTGCGGTTAGCGTAAACAGACTGGTTTTGCCGGTATCCACTGAACAGTTGCTGTCGGTGTTGGACGCATCGTTATCCACTTTTGCGCCGCCCTGTGTCGGCAAATAAGCACTGCCTTGTGGCGCAGTCACGCGAATGCTGTATTCACCTTCAGGCAAATTGCCGAACACGTATTTGCCGTCTGCCGCCGTCACGATCGGCGCAACGCTTGTGCCGTCAGACAGCACCACGGGATTACCGTCTTTGTCCAGCAAGGTAACGGTGGCACCCGCCAAACCAATTTCGTCTTTATCCTGCTGACCGTTTTCGTTGGCATCAATCCAGATGTAATCACCCACCGATACAGTTTTCGCAGGAGCAACCACCCCGAAGTCAATGGTGAGGTTAGAACGGTTATCATCCGTACTCATGCCATCATCACCGGCTTTACCACTAGCGGTTGGCAGCTCACCCGTTGGGCTTTGGTCATCCAAAATAATCATCTCGGAACACAAGCCGTCTTGGGTATCATTGTCACCGTTATCGGCATTATCGATTCCGGCGTTCACATCGGCTTCGTCGCCCATGGTGCTGGCGGTGTAACCTTTCAACACACCTTGGTCGAAGTTGCCGTGCGCCACGCACACGCTGTATTCGCCCGTTGCCAAACCGCTAAATAAGTAGTAACCGTCTTTGGTTTCGGTGTACGCCATGACCGTGCCGTTTTTATCCAGCAACTCCATGACCACGCCGTCGACCACCGGCTGTTCGTCCTTATCGAATAGACCGTTGTTGTTAGCATCGACCCATACGGTGTTACCCACGCTGTGCAGCGGCACTTTTGGCACGTAGAAACCGCAGTCCACCGTCAGATTATCGGTAGTCAAGTTGAAAGCACCGGTTTGTGTTTGCCCATCAACCGCTTGGCAATTGCTGTCGGTGTTAGACGGATCATCGCTGACCGCTGCCCCGCCTTGGGTGGTGATGTAGCCGTCTGGCGCTACAACCCGGATCAGGTATTCGCCCGCTGGCAGATTTTCAAACAAGTAAAGGCCATCCGCCGCTGTTGTTACCGCAGCAACGGGTTTGCCATCGACATCATTGACCGGGTTGCCCGATTTATCCAGCAAGGTAACGGTGGCATTTTCCAAACCGCTTTCATTCTCGTCTTGCTGACCGTTTTCGTTGGCATCCAGCCAGATTTTGTCACCCACGGAAACCACTTGCGGCGGCACTACCGGTGGCACAATCCCGAAGTCGACCGTGAGGTTGGAACGGTTGTCGTCGGTACCCATGCCATCGTTGCCGTCTGCACCCGTCGCGGTGGTTTCACCCGTCGGTTCTTGGTCATCCAGCACCACGAGGTTGGAACACAAACCGGCTTTGATGTCATCGGAGCCGTTGTCATCACCATCCACGTTGGTGTTTGCATCGGCAATCGTGCCGCCCGTGCTGGCGGTGTAGCCTTCCAACAGATTACCCGCCGCAAAGTTATCCGCGACCACGCACACTTGGTAATCGCCCGCTGCCAAACCACTGAACAGGTAGCGCCCGGTGGCATCGGTAGTCGTGGTCTTAATGACTGTGCCGCTGGCATCTTTCAGTTCCAAGCCGACACCGGCACTGGCGGGCAGCTCGTCGTTGTCCGCCAAACCATTGTTATTGTTATCAATCCACACGAGGTTGCCGATGCTGTGCGTTGGTACTTTTGGCTGATAGAAACCGCAATCCACGGTCAGATTGTCAGTGGTGAGATTGAAGGCGCTGGTTTGCGTCTGACCATCGACCACTTGGCAATTGCTGTCGGTGTTGGACGGATCATCGTTGACCGCTGCCCCGCCTTGGGTGGTGATATAGCCTGCGGGTGCTGCAACCCGCACCACGTATTCACCTTGCGGCAGATTTTCAAACAGGTAAAGGCCATCCGCCGCTGTTGTTAGCGCTGCAACGGGTTTGCCGTCGAGGTCATTGACCGGGTTGCCCGATTTATCCAGCAACGTAACGGTGGCATTTTCCAGACCAATTTCATTCTCATCTTGCTGACCATCTTCATCGGTATCAATCCAGATTCTGTCACCCACCGCTACAGGGATAGGCGCAACCGCCGGTGGCAATACCGCAAAGTCAACGGTGAGGTTGGAGCGGTTATCGTCCGTACCCATGCCGTCATCGCCTGCAATGCCCACGCCGGTTGGCAATTCGCCGGTTGGCTCTTTATCGTCTAACACGATAATGTTGGAACAGAGGCCATTGGCGGTCATGGTACCGCTGTTATCGTTGCTATCACCGTTGGTGTTCGCATCAGCTTCTTTGCCGTTCACACCAGCGGTATGACCCACCAGTTTGCCCATGCCGGTGAAGTTAGCTGCTGCCACGCAAACTTGATACTCGCCTGCATTCAAACCGGAGAACAAATAGTAACCGCCAGCCGTCATGGTGCTATCAATGACCGTCCCCGTGGTATCGCGCAATTCCAATTTGATGCCGTTCAGCAAACCTTCGCCTTCATCAAATTGACCGTTATCGGCTTTGGTGGCATCGCCTGCGCCATTATCGATCCACACCATATTACCGATGCTGTGTACCGCTGTCGGTGGCACTGCCGGTGGCACAATGCCGAAGTCAACGCTTAAGTTGGAACGGTTATCGTCAGTGCCTACGCCGTCAACACCGGGCTGATCGTTAATACCGGCTTCACCTGTCGGTTCTTGGTCATTCAATACGACAAAGTTAGAACACAAGCCGGTCGCAATGTCGTCCGTGCCGTTGTCGTCCCCGTCAATGTCGGTATTCGCATCCTCCACGTTACCGCCGGTACTCGCGGTGAAACCTTCCAAAATATTGCCTGCCGCGAAATTATCCGCCACCACGCATACCTGATAGCTACCTGCGGGCAGATTGCTGAACAGGTAGCGCCCTTCGGCATCCGTGGTGGTAGTACCGAGGGCTGCGCCATTGACACCTTTCAGTTCTAGCGTAATGCCAGCCACCGCTGGGGTTTCACCCACATCTGCCACACCGTTGTTATTGGCATCAACCCATACACGGTTGCCCAAACTGTGCGTTGGCACTTTCGGCACGTAGAAACCGCAGTCAACGCTCAGATCGGTATTCGCATCGGTATCGCCATCAGTGATGGATTCCGCGCCTGCGCTCAGCAGGAATGGCAAAGTTTGCACATTGCCGCCCGTGACTGCACAGTTGCTGTCAGTGTTGGATGGATCAGTATCCACCGCCGCACCACCTTGTGTTACCGCATAGCCATCCGGCGCTTGCACGCGCACGATGTATTCGCCTTCGGGTAAATTGCTAAACAAGTATTTGCCGGATGCGTCTGTTTGCAGGTAGTCGACGGTGTTACCCGCTAAATCTTTGACCGGGTTGCCGTCTTTATTCAACAAAGTCACGACCGCGCCAACCAGCGGCAATTCGTCTTTGCCTTGCAAGCCGTTTTCGTCGGCATCAATCCAAACCGTGTCACCGACGCTCATCGGGGTGGGCGGTGGTGGCGGGATCACCGCAAAGTCAATCGTCAGATCCGACAAAGCATCTGGCGTATTCATGCCATCATCACCAGCCGTGCCGCTGGCAGTGTCGGTTTCACCGGTTGGCGCATTCGCATCCAAGGTAATGACGTTGGAACACAAGCCGTCAGCCAGCACGTCGCTGCCATTGTCATTGCTATCCACGCCTGCGTTAGCGTCGACCTCATTACCGCCAGTGCTGGCGTTGAAGCCTTTTAGAATGGCGGTATCGGCAAAGTTGCTGGCGGCAACACACACTTTGTAATCGCCAGCAGTCAAGCCGCTGAACAAATAGAAACCTTTGCTGGTCGTGGTGCTGGTCAGCAGTGCACCCGCCGCATTACGCAATTCAACCACGACACCATCGGCAACGGCGGCTTCGCCAGCATCCAAAGTGCCGTTGTTGGCGTTGGCGGCAGTGCCTGCACCATCGTCGATCCAGACTTTATTGCCCAAGCTGTGTACGGGTTCGGTCGGCTTATAGAAACCACAGTCAACGCTCAGGTTGCTGTTCGCATCCGCATCACCATCGTCAACCGGTTCGCCACCCGCCGTCAGAGTAAACAATGCAGTAGTAATGCTGCCATCGCCTTGCACCGCACAGTTGCTGTCATCATTCGCCGGAACGGTATCCACATCACCCGCATTCGGGCTAGGAATATAATCTTTCGGTGGAGTAACTTTAACGCTGTAATCACCTTCTGGCAGATTACCAAACAGGTATTTGCCGGTCATATCAGTAGTAATTTCGGCAACGATCGTGCCAGTCAAATCTTTAGCAGGAGCGCCAGTGCTATCCAGCAAGCTAACAGTTGCACCTGCCAATGGGTTTTCACCAGCGGTTTGCTTGCCGTCTTTATCGGTATCTTCCCAAATAATGTCACCGACAGAAACCGGCGTTTTCGGAACGGCTGGCAAAATATTCAGAGCGTAGTCTTCGACCTCGCCGTCAGCCGCTTCGCCACCGATGTTATCACCACCAGCGGTGGAACAACGGAAGCGAGTATAAATCGTGCCTTCTGCTGCAAAGGCGGGAACATCCATCGTCAGGTCATTGACACCAGCCGAGAGCACCTGATCAATGAAAACTTGCTCGCCTGCACCACCCCAACTACCATCTTGATTCCAGTCGACCCAAGCGTTTAATTTACAAGCGGCACTCGCCGTTACTTGTACCACACTCTTGGTATCACCCACATGCAGCGGTTCAATCGCGACGCCATCTTCATCATCTTTTTTACCGAATTCATCGGTTGCGCATACGCCGTAAACAGACTGACCTTCATCAGCATCATCAGCACTAGCGCCCCCCTGCAATGTACCGGAATCACCATCCACACACTTACCCAGATACACATCTGTGCCAAGCTGGTGACGTGCACCCTCGCTAGCGAGCAGTACCGGGAAAGTAGGGTCTGGTGCATCACCGTAGTCGAACGGAATCGAAACCGCCGCACAAGATTCATTGTTAGTTGCATCGCTATCGCTGCCACCACTTTCGACAACCTGCGTACAGTTGGTGACAACCTCATTAGCATAGGCTGTAGGCAAAGTCGCAAATGCCCCAACCATAGAGATGCACAAGGAGAGCTTTATTATTTTCATCTATAGTGCCCTGATCAATTAAGTTTTGATGGATGTTTTTTATTAATTATCCAAGGATAACGGCTTATTCGCCAAACGTCAGCAATAAGCCGCCGAATGGCACTACTGGTGCATGAGGAATCATCCCCATGCACCGTATTACCAAATGATTTATTTACTTCACGGTTGCAGTGATTTTTAGCACCTTATTAGCGCCATTTGCCAAATCACCCACTGTCCACAGACCGGTTGCTGACACATAGTTGCCGGTACTGTCATCACTGACATAAATCAACGTGGCAGGTAACTGGTCAGTAACGGTTACACCGGTTGCATTGTCCGGGCCTTTGTTGGTTGCCGTCAGCACGTAAATAACGGTATCGCCACGACGTACTGTCGTTACCGCCGTGCCAGCTTCATCAGTCACCGCTTTGATCAGCTCAATATCCACTTTCGGATCAACGGTGATAGTGATTTCAGCAATGTCGTGGTCGTCTTCGTCACCATCGGTATTGTCGATCACATCATCAACGATGCCGGTTTCGTTCCCTTTATTGGTATCCGGCGTAGAGTCTGTATCTGTCACTGGTTGACCGTCTTTATCGGTTGCACCGCTGATTTCAGCCGCGTTCTGAACCTTACCTGCGGTTGCCCCCGCATCTACCGTAAAGCTGATGTCTACAGTTGTTTTATCACCCGCTGCCAGTGCAGCAATCGGTGTATTCAAGGTTGCCACACCGGCTGCGGCTGTCCAGTTCGCATCTGCCAAGGTCAAACCGGCTGGAATGTAGTCAGTTACTGCAACATCTTTCGCATCAACGTTGCCTTGGTTGGTGATTTCAATCGTGAACTTCACGGTGTCGCCTTCTTTAACGCTCGCTGCCTGATCGACTGCCAGACGTTTGATCAGAGCCAAGTCAAAGACAGGTTTGGAAGTGAAGGTCACTTTGGTGTCTTCAACTTCACCGTCCACCAGCGCACCCGTGGCTTTCGTGCCGTCAATGGTATCAGTGCTCAAACGGCAACGGGCATACGTACCGTCTTTAGTGTTCACATTGGTACTGGCATCGGCAGGAGCCGCAGGCATTACCACATCAATAATCGAACCCGCTGCACCAATCGCAACCGGCGCACCACCGTACTCAGCGGTATCAAACGTACCATTACCGTCGTAGTCAATCCAGCAACCCAACGTAGCGGCTTTGTCGGTAGTATTGGTCGCAGTCACTTTCAAGGTTACTGCCTGACCATCGGTCAGGACTGGAACGCTGTAACCGTCTTCATCCGCACCGTCACCGTCAGCCGCTGGGGTTGGTTGACCGTCGGCTTCTTCATCAACCGTGCCGCCTAACATCAAGCCTGGAATAATTTCGTGCTTGGCTGCTGTTGCGCCATCTGTACCGTAAGACGTAGGTGCATCACCAAAATCGAAAATGGATTGCACGGTTAAGGGTGCAC
This window harbors:
- a CDS encoding DUF11 domain-containing protein, translated to MRKLTHTKTLLMSFCAIGVLMAANQSWADTTVTNCAQVSATVEQDTDSSPANKASQADLLAAFALSQTDPSDPNGLEDDEACAPLTVQSIFDFGDAPTSYGTDGATAAKHEIIPGLMLGGTVDEEADGQPTPAADGDGADEDGYSVPVLTDGQAVTLKVTATNTTDKAATLGCWIDYDGNGTFDTAEYGGAPVAIGAAGSIIDVVMPAAPADASTNVNTKDGTYARCRLSTDTIDGTKATGALVDGEVEDTKVTFTSKPVFDLALIKRLAVDQAASVKEGDTVKFTIEITNQGNVDAKDVAVTDYIPAGLTLADANWTAAAGVATLNTPIAALAAGDKTTVDISFTVDAGATAGKVQNAAEISGATDKDGQPVTDTDSTPDTNKGNETGIVDDVIDNTDGDEDDHDIAEITITVDPKVDIELIKAVTDEAGTAVTTVRRGDTVIYVLTATNKGPDNATGVTVTDQLPATLIYVSDDSTGNYVSATGLWTVGDLANGANKVLKITATVK
- a CDS encoding IPTL-CTERM sorting domain-containing protein — translated: MKIIKLSLCISMVGAFATLPTAYANEVVTNCTQVVESGGSDSDATNNESCAAVSIPFDYGDAPDPTFPVLLASEGARHQLGTDVYLGKCVDGDSGTLQGGASADDADEGQSVYGVCATDEFGKKDDEDGVAIEPLHVGDTKSVVQVTASAACKLNAWVDWNQDGSWGGAGEQVFIDQVLSAGVNDLTMDVPAFAAEGTIYTRFRCSTAGGDNIGGEAADGEVEDYALNILPAVPKTPVSVGDIIWEDTDKDGKQTAGENPLAGATVSLLDSTGAPAKDLTGTIVAEITTDMTGKYLFGNLPEGDYSVKVTPPKDYIPSPNAGDVDTVPANDDSNCAVQGDGSITTALFTLTAGGEPVDDGDADANSNLSVDCGFYKPTEPVHSLGNKVWIDDGAGTAANANNGTLDAGEAAVADGVVVELRNAAGALLTSTTTSKGFYLFSGLTAGDYKVCVAASNFADTAILKGFNASTGGNEVDANAGVDSNDNGSDVLADGLCSNVITLDANAPTGETDTASGTAGDDGMNTPDALSDLTIDFAVIPPPPPTPMSVGDTVWIDADENGLQGKDELPLVGAVVTLLNKDGNPVKDLAGNTVDYLQTDASGKYLFSNLPEGEYIVRVQAPDGYAVTQGGAAVDTDPSNTDSNCAVTGGNVQTLPFLLSAGAESITDGDTDANTDLSVDCGFYVPKVPTHSLGNRVWVDANNNGVADVGETPAVAGITLELKGVNGAALGTTTTDAEGRYLFSNLPAGSYQVCVVADNFAAGNILEGFTASTGGNVEDANTDIDGDDNGTDDIATGLCSNFVVLNDQEPTGEAGINDQPGVDGVGTDDNRSNLSVDFGIVPPAVPPTAVHSIGNMVWIDNGAGDATKADNGQFDEGEGLLNGIKLELRDTTGTVIDSTMTAGGYYLFSGLNAGEYQVCVAAANFTGMGKLVGHTAGVNGKEADANTNGDSNDNSGTMTANGLCSNIIVLDDKEPTGELPTGVGIAGDDGMGTDDNRSNLTVDFAVLPPAVAPIPVAVGDRIWIDTDEDGQQDENEIGLENATVTLLDKSGNPVNDLDGKPVAALTTAADGLYLFENLPQGEYVVRVAAPAGYITTQGGAAVNDDPSNTDSNCQVVDGQTQTSAFNLTTDNLTVDCGFYQPKVPTHSIGNLVWIDNNNNGLADNDELPASAGVGLELKDASGTVIKTTTTDATGRYLFSGLAAGDYQVCVVADNFAAGNLLEGYTASTGGTIADANTNVDGDDNGSDDIKAGLCSNLVVLDDQEPTGETTATGADGNDGMGTDDNRSNLTVDFGIVPPVVPPQVVSVGDKIWLDANENGQQDENESGLENATVTLLDKSGNPVNDVDGKPVAAVTTAADGLYLFENLPAGEYLIRVVAPDGYITTQGGAAVSDDPSNTDSNCQAVDGQTQTGAFNLTTDNLTVDCGFYVPKVPLHSVGNTVWVDANNNGLFDKDEQPVVDGVVMELLDKNGTVMAYTETKDGYYLFSGLATGEYSVCVAHGNFDQGVLKGYTASTMGDEADVNAGIDNADNGDNDTQDGLCSEMIILDDQSPTGELPTASGKAGDDGMSTDDNRSNLTIDFGVVAPAKTVSVGDYIWIDANENGQQDKDEIGLAGATVTLLDKDGNPVVLSDGTSVAPIVTAADGKYVFGNLPEGEYSIRVTAPQGSAYLPTQGGAKVDNDASNTDSNCSVDTGKTSLFTLTAGAEPDAAADGDGIDGNMTVDCGFYLPAAEKATISGTVSVDTTGDSSGETPLAGITLSLLKPDGTPVLDADGKPVTTLTNANGEYLFANLDAGDYLVVQTQPTGYNSVTDGDTTSPEDDAANTDTTDDRIPVTVIAGETDDGNDFVERASVKPNTVSVGDFIWIDANENGQQDKDEIGLAGATVTLLDKDGNPVVLSDGTSVAPIVTAADGKYVFGNLPEGEYSIRVTAPQGSAYLPTQGGAKVDNDASNTDSNCSVDTGKTSLFTLTAGAEPDAAADGDGIDGNMTVDCGFYLPKKPLHSIGNTVWVDNGEGSAANNGKFDQGETLPSGVQMELRDAAGALIRSTQTDKGFYLFSALEAGEYQVCVAGSNFNEGAALDGYTASTAEKEADANADGDNNDNGDSTVSDGLCSNLIVLDDKEPNGEQPTASGIAGNDGMGTDDNRSNLTVDFAVVPVQTVTSGTPVAVGNQIWVDSNANGAREATEGFLENAVVTLTDASGRPVMDLDGNTVAPHTTGADGLYLFDNLPEGEYIVTVEPPAGFSLTIGGIDADDDASDIDSNCRVNPINATIETHPFTLTAGAEPDADGDDANGNMTIDCGFYSGMSLGDKVWLDNNANGQQDNAEPGIRGVSVSLLEADGITPATDIDGKPVAAVMTDDSGNYLFQNLKPGNYIVVMSPAANSGYSATKGGVDPDADPSNTDSNCKAVDGRFQTPTFSLMPSVTSDGNSFSNVSVDCGLFRPLNLGSRLWLDLNNDGKQDAGEPGISGATVTLLTVDGKPVSDIFGNVLQPQTTKEDGKYFFGNLREGDYIVKVIPPAGYAATIPNADPNDDNPTDSNGIPASDGSISSGVIRLTPGAEPEDGGMTNTTIGFGLVANLSVAVPTLSQWGVAIMSMLLATAAFFRRRRED